A genomic stretch from Methanomassiliicoccales archaeon includes:
- a CDS encoding TATA-box-binding protein, translating into MAKIKIENVVASTSLGEELDLQSIALALEGAEYEPEQFPGLIYRLKDPKTATLLFRSGKVVCTGAKSLEHVKVAISKVAKQIERAGIKIKMEPQIEVQNIVASSDLGTEINLNAIAISLGLEKVEYEPEQFPGLVYRIDEPKVVVLLFGSGKLVCTGARKPEDVEAAVNKITEELRAAGLLH; encoded by the coding sequence ATGGCCAAAATTAAAATAGAAAACGTTGTAGCGTCGACGTCCCTAGGAGAAGAGCTGGATCTTCAATCGATCGCACTCGCATTGGAAGGTGCGGAATACGAACCTGAGCAGTTCCCGGGATTGATTTACAGATTGAAAGACCCAAAGACAGCAACCTTGCTTTTCAGAAGTGGTAAAGTGGTTTGCACGGGTGCAAAAAGCCTAGAGCACGTCAAAGTCGCAATCAGCAAGGTTGCGAAACAAATCGAAAGGGCTGGCATCAAAATCAAAATGGAGCCCCAAATCGAAGTCCAAAATATTGTTGCCTCATCTGATCTTGGAACCGAGATCAATCTCAATGCGATCGCGATTTCTCTTGGTCTTGAGAAGGTTGAATATGAACCAGAACAATTCCCTGGGCTTGTTTACAGAATCGATGAGCCAAAGGTTGTCGTTCTCCTATTCGGCTCTGGAAAACTCGTCTGCACAGGCGCAAGAAAACCTGAGGACGTCGAGGCAGCTGTTAACAAAATCACGGAAGAACTCAGAGCCGCGGGTCTGCTTCATTGA
- a CDS encoding acylphosphatase: MKARAEVRFSGKVQGVYFRAYTKRFADELGVMGFVKNMPDGSVYAVFEGEKESIEEVIRKLRDEHPYACVKSIEIKWLSCRDEFNEFKILYD; the protein is encoded by the coding sequence ATGAAGGCACGTGCTGAGGTGAGATTCTCCGGAAAGGTGCAGGGGGTCTATTTCAGGGCTTACACAAAGCGCTTTGCCGACGAACTAGGTGTCATGGGTTTTGTGAAGAATATGCCAGATGGCAGTGTTTATGCAGTCTTTGAAGGTGAAAAGGAATCGATCGAGGAAGTTATTCGTAAGCTAAGAGATGAGCATCCATACGCTTGCGTAAAGTCTATAGAGATCAAATGGTTGTCTTGCCGAGACGAGTTTAACGAGTTCAAGATTCTCTATGATTGA
- a CDS encoding ribbon-helix-helix protein, CopG family encodes MTETERITVRIPAEKVKALQELVKRGSYPTISDAVREAIDTIIEKHFTPEHIKRITVELPKGNVVELENLVKEGDSVSIDDAIRNAVREYVRKRISKVVEEIR; translated from the coding sequence ATGACCGAAACTGAAAGAATTACTGTAAGGATTCCTGCAGAGAAGGTTAAGGCTCTGCAGGAACTCGTAAAAAGGGGGTCGTATCCAACAATCTCGGATGCAGTAAGGGAAGCCATTGATACAATCATTGAGAAACATTTCACTCCAGAACATATTAAACGGATTACCGTGGAACTTCCAAAAGGTAATGTCGTCGAACTGGAAAATCTTGTTAAGGAAGGCGACTCAGTGTCTATCGATGACGCGATCAGGAATGCTGTGCGGGAATATGTGAGAAAGAGAATATCCAAAGTCGTCGAGGAGATTAGGTAA
- a CDS encoding 50S ribosomal protein L11 — protein MAETVEVLVEGGKATPGPPLGPALGPLGVNVIQIVNAINDKTKSFEGMKVPVKITIDPKTKKFEIEVGTPPTSALILKEIGAEKGSGSTKAMKIGNISIDQAIKIANMKGDSLLGKTLKKRVLEVIGVCVSMGVTVENRDPKDIQKDIIAGKYDNKLAG, from the coding sequence ATGGCTGAGACAGTCGAAGTGCTTGTGGAAGGTGGCAAGGCGACGCCGGGACCGCCATTGGGTCCGGCACTCGGTCCACTGGGTGTAAATGTCATTCAAATCGTGAACGCGATCAACGACAAGACGAAATCATTTGAGGGTATGAAAGTCCCTGTCAAGATTACAATCGACCCGAAAACCAAGAAATTCGAGATCGAAGTCGGCACTCCACCAACATCAGCGTTGATACTCAAGGAAATCGGCGCTGAGAAGGGATCGGGATCGACGAAAGCGATGAAGATCGGCAATATCTCGATCGACCAGGCGATCAAGATCGCCAATATGAAAGGTGACTCACTGCTTGGAAAGACGCTGAAGAAGAGAGTTCTCGAGGTCATCGGTGTCTGCGTTTCCATGGGTGTCACAGTTGAGAATCGAGACCCGAAGGATATCCAGAAGGACATCATCGCTGGGAAGTACGACAACAAGCTAGCCGGCTGA
- a CDS encoding protein translocase SEC61 complex subunit gamma translates to MDIIEKSWEVQKGIEDRVKHIGKGKYGRVIKMARKPSNEEYIRVIEITGIGLILIGGLGFLIYWIMYLLTG, encoded by the coding sequence ATGGACATCATCGAGAAATCGTGGGAGGTCCAAAAGGGAATAGAGGACCGCGTCAAACACATTGGTAAAGGCAAGTATGGTCGCGTTATTAAGATGGCTAGAAAGCCCTCGAATGAGGAATATATCCGTGTGATCGAGATCACTGGGATTGGACTGATCCTGATTGGAGGATTGGGCTTTCTGATTTACTGGATCATGTATCTGCTCACTGGTTGA
- the ftsZ gene encoding cell division protein FtsZ, whose amino-acid sequence MWPVSWEYVEDEDIEKDLRQLKILVIGCGGGGCNSINRLNDLGLKGAETIAINTDRRHLARIKADKRLLIGASLTKGFGAGGDPELGRVCAENAFEPLNEILCGADLTFVIAGLGGGTGTGSAPVVADLARRNGSLVFSIATMPFECEGRRVDIATRGLWRLEEFSDTLLILDNNRLLEMVPHLPVDQAFGVMDQLISEIVKGITEAITEPSLINIDFSDLRAIFRQRGISTVLYGENSDPDSVVKDALSNPFLDIDFTGATGALIHITGGSNLTLKRVTRVVEGITAFLDPQANVILGARVDDDCEGVIRVIAIITGIEEVDESGDLETVGGHLMTVY is encoded by the coding sequence GTGTGGCCCGTGAGTTGGGAATACGTCGAGGACGAGGACATTGAAAAAGATCTCAGGCAGCTGAAGATCCTCGTGATAGGATGCGGAGGAGGGGGCTGCAACTCCATCAATAGGTTGAACGATCTGGGCTTAAAGGGGGCCGAGACAATCGCGATCAACACCGATCGGCGGCATCTGGCAAGGATCAAAGCTGATAAGAGACTTCTAATCGGTGCTAGTCTAACAAAAGGTTTCGGTGCAGGCGGCGATCCTGAACTCGGTCGGGTTTGTGCCGAGAACGCATTTGAACCACTTAACGAAATTCTTTGCGGCGCAGATCTCACATTCGTGATCGCCGGGCTCGGAGGAGGGACTGGCACTGGTTCAGCACCTGTCGTCGCTGACCTCGCAAGAAGAAACGGATCCCTTGTTTTTTCAATCGCGACAATGCCGTTTGAATGCGAAGGAAGGCGCGTGGATATCGCGACGAGGGGTTTGTGGCGATTAGAAGAGTTCTCCGACACCCTCCTTATCCTCGACAATAACAGACTCCTTGAAATGGTGCCACATCTACCGGTCGACCAAGCGTTCGGCGTCATGGACCAGCTTATTTCTGAGATCGTCAAGGGCATCACAGAGGCGATCACTGAGCCATCACTAATCAACATCGATTTCTCCGATCTGAGGGCAATATTCAGGCAACGGGGAATCTCGACTGTTCTCTATGGTGAGAATTCAGACCCGGACTCAGTCGTCAAGGACGCGCTTAGCAATCCATTTCTCGATATCGATTTTACTGGCGCTACTGGCGCCCTTATTCACATCACTGGCGGAAGTAACCTGACTTTGAAGAGGGTCACACGGGTCGTTGAGGGAATAACGGCATTTCTCGACCCACAGGCAAATGTCATTCTCGGCGCGAGGGTGGACGATGATTGCGAAGGGGTAATCAGAGTCATTGCTATTATCACAGGGATCGAGGAGGTCGACGAATCAGGTGATTTAGAAACAGTCGGCGGGCATCTGATGACTGTGTACTGA
- the truA gene encoding tRNA pseudouridine(38-40) synthase TruA produces MVWRAAVKTAYDGRLFAGSQRQPDLPTVEGEIIKTLKEINAIKNETSSRFKAASRTDRGVSALGNVFAFDTEFRKSELLRAMNSVAKNLYFYAVAETPIDFSPRRAKARWYRYWLPNSGVDVDLMMKCATLFEGKHDFRQFCRYDGRSTIRTISKIAVSECGNYIAIDFIARDFLWNMVRKIVSSMTMVASGRAAIEDVKRALGGEFIDFGIAPAENLILMDVSYDITFQVERPITLARKIIQGKTDAFLKSFFFDHLGKVSGLSLNDYHSTFSVFFS; encoded by the coding sequence GTGGTCTGGAGAGCAGCCGTCAAAACGGCTTACGATGGTAGACTTTTCGCTGGCTCTCAAAGACAACCAGATCTACCGACGGTTGAAGGCGAAATCATCAAAACTCTGAAAGAAATCAATGCGATTAAAAATGAGACGTCTTCACGATTCAAAGCGGCGAGCAGGACGGATCGCGGCGTGAGCGCTCTCGGCAACGTGTTCGCTTTTGATACGGAGTTTCGAAAGAGTGAACTCCTTCGAGCCATGAATTCTGTCGCGAAGAATCTTTATTTCTACGCAGTCGCCGAAACGCCAATTGACTTCTCTCCGAGACGCGCGAAAGCACGCTGGTATCGATACTGGTTACCGAATTCTGGTGTCGATGTTGATCTTATGATGAAATGTGCAACACTCTTCGAGGGAAAGCACGATTTCAGGCAATTTTGCAGATATGATGGTCGATCGACGATAAGGACGATTAGTAAGATCGCCGTAAGCGAATGTGGGAATTACATCGCAATCGACTTCATCGCCAGGGATTTCTTGTGGAATATGGTGAGGAAAATCGTTTCGTCGATGACGATGGTTGCTTCGGGAAGGGCAGCGATTGAGGACGTCAAGAGGGCATTGGGGGGTGAGTTTATCGACTTCGGCATAGCTCCAGCGGAGAACTTGATTCTGATGGATGTATCATATGACATCACATTTCAGGTCGAACGTCCAATAACGCTCGCTCGCAAAATCATACAAGGAAAAACTGATGCTTTTTTGAAGTCTTTCTTTTTCGATCACTTAGGCAAAGTTTCTGGTTTGTCTTTAAACGATTACCATTCAACTTTTTCGGTATTTTTTTCTTGA
- a CDS encoding transcription elongation factor Spt5, giving the protein MEAYAEDSPDDVARIKFTASARQSILALKTSIGHEKNVADSVASKAKTGKAGIFAVLAPATLRGYVLIEGMNTDSVREAIRGIRRAHGLVEGETNFSEIDHFLTPKPLVSGVMEGDVVELVAGPFKGEKARVKQIDESKEEITVELFEAMVPIPITVRGDHVRVIEKER; this is encoded by the coding sequence ATGGAAGCTTACGCTGAAGATTCGCCAGATGATGTTGCAAGAATCAAATTCACCGCCTCCGCAAGACAGTCAATTCTCGCACTCAAAACATCAATTGGTCATGAGAAAAATGTTGCAGACAGCGTTGCAAGCAAGGCAAAAACAGGAAAAGCCGGGATCTTCGCAGTTCTCGCCCCCGCAACACTTCGAGGCTATGTTCTTATTGAGGGTATGAATACCGATTCGGTCCGCGAAGCAATTCGCGGAATTCGAAGGGCACATGGACTTGTTGAAGGTGAGACGAATTTCAGCGAAATCGATCATTTCCTCACACCGAAACCGCTTGTCTCTGGCGTTATGGAAGGTGATGTTGTTGAACTTGTCGCTGGCCCATTCAAGGGAGAGAAGGCGAGGGTCAAGCAGATCGATGAGAGCAAGGAAGAGATCACAGTAGAGCTCTTCGAAGCAATGGTTCCTATTCCTATCACAGTCAGAGGGGATCATGTCAGAGTCATTGAAAAAGAGAGGTGA
- a CDS encoding TatD family hydrolase has product MRIPIFDNHIHLRPSGRNLDALREFRKAGGTHAILVHLPYDEVEIVDEGSFERSFDITVNIANKARKEVDVGLHLVVGPYPALLIPLAEMYGIKRAVEIMKGGMEIAQKFVREQKAIGIGEIGRPHFTISEEILRASNDILLYGMELAAEIDCPVILHTESVTPETMKEIASMADAAGLRRENVVKHYCPPYVLPEENHGLFPSILASREAIKEAIRKGRRFLMETDYLDDPSRPGAVMAITTVPKRCHSFLQSGVFTEDDLWRIHKENPERVYGITVE; this is encoded by the coding sequence ATGAGAATCCCGATATTTGATAACCACATTCACCTACGACCTTCGGGCAGGAATCTCGACGCCTTAAGAGAATTTCGGAAGGCAGGAGGGACGCACGCAATCCTCGTGCATCTTCCATACGATGAAGTTGAGATCGTCGATGAGGGAAGTTTTGAGCGGTCTTTTGATATCACGGTCAACATCGCAAACAAGGCGAGAAAAGAGGTCGATGTCGGTCTCCATCTGGTCGTCGGTCCATATCCCGCGCTTCTCATTCCACTCGCAGAGATGTATGGCATCAAACGCGCCGTTGAAATTATGAAAGGTGGAATGGAAATCGCCCAGAAATTCGTGAGAGAGCAGAAAGCAATAGGAATCGGTGAAATCGGGAGACCGCATTTCACAATCAGCGAGGAAATCCTCAGGGCGTCAAATGACATTCTTTTATACGGTATGGAACTCGCAGCTGAGATCGACTGCCCAGTTATTCTGCATACGGAAAGTGTCACGCCTGAGACGATGAAGGAAATCGCTTCTATGGCCGACGCAGCTGGGTTGCGGAGAGAAAATGTCGTCAAACATTATTGCCCGCCGTATGTTCTTCCGGAAGAAAATCACGGGCTCTTTCCATCAATTCTCGCCAGTCGCGAGGCTATAAAAGAGGCGATCAGAAAGGGAAGGCGTTTCCTCATGGAGACGGACTATTTGGATGATCCCAGTAGACCGGGGGCGGTTATGGCGATTACAACTGTGCCGAAAAGATGCCATTCGTTTTTGCAATCGGGAGTATTCACAGAGGACGATCTCTGGCGAATTCATAAGGAAAATCCTGAGCGGGTTTATGGTATTACTGTCGAATAA
- the ftsZ gene encoding cell division protein FtsZ has translation MKSFIADALARAGTNAAEVTPANATAPYKGYSAEDEELEKILASLKTNIKIIGCGGGGSNTIDRLVEAGIVGAELYAANTDAQHLLTVRAPHKILLGRRSTRGLGAGALPQVGEEAAREAEEELRKALMGADIVFITAGLGGGTGTGSAPFIAQLAKEMGALTIAVCTSPFKAEGTIRMENAEWGLERLRNVADTVIVIPNDKLLELVPRLSLNAAFKVADEVLMRAIKGITELITKPGLVNLDFNDLKTIMKGSGVAMIGLGEGEDDDRVEQAVDQAINSPLIDVDISGGTGALINVTGGEDMTVSEAERVAEIIQSKISPNARIIWGAVIDPTLRDKIRVMVVITGVKSKYILGPKETQPSKTIDVDFIK, from the coding sequence GTGAAATCATTCATTGCTGATGCACTGGCTCGTGCCGGAACAAATGCTGCGGAGGTCACTCCCGCGAATGCCACAGCGCCATATAAGGGATACTCGGCTGAAGACGAAGAGCTCGAGAAAATTCTCGCAAGCCTGAAAACGAACATTAAGATCATAGGCTGTGGCGGTGGTGGCTCGAACACAATCGACAGACTTGTCGAGGCTGGAATTGTTGGAGCCGAGCTCTATGCCGCGAACACAGATGCCCAGCATCTTTTGACAGTAAGAGCTCCACATAAAATTTTGCTCGGAAGGCGTAGCACGAGAGGACTTGGCGCCGGTGCATTGCCTCAGGTTGGGGAGGAGGCGGCGAGAGAGGCCGAGGAGGAATTGAGAAAGGCGCTGATGGGAGCGGATATCGTCTTCATCACTGCAGGACTCGGTGGGGGGACTGGCACTGGTTCAGCGCCATTCATTGCTCAGTTAGCAAAGGAAATGGGTGCCCTGACGATCGCGGTCTGTACTTCTCCCTTCAAGGCAGAAGGTACAATAAGAATGGAGAATGCAGAATGGGGTCTCGAACGCCTCAGGAATGTTGCTGACACTGTCATCGTAATCCCGAACGACAAACTACTCGAGTTGGTCCCCCGTTTGTCACTGAATGCCGCGTTTAAGGTTGCTGATGAGGTACTGATGCGGGCGATCAAAGGAATTACCGAGTTGATTACGAAGCCGGGTCTCGTCAACCTCGACTTCAATGACCTCAAGACGATCATGAAGGGATCTGGCGTCGCGATGATCGGGCTAGGAGAGGGCGAAGACGACGATCGTGTTGAGCAAGCAGTTGATCAGGCCATCAACTCCCCGCTGATCGATGTCGACATCAGCGGAGGAACCGGTGCTTTAATTAATGTGACAGGTGGCGAGGACATGACAGTCAGCGAGGCGGAGAGGGTCGCAGAGATCATCCAGTCGAAGATTAGTCCGAATGCTCGAATCATCTGGGGTGCGGTCATCGATCCGACGCTTCGCGACAAAATAAGGGTGATGGTCGTTATCACCGGTGTAAAATCAAAGTACATTCTCGGTCCGAAGGAGACACAGCCTTCGAAAACGATAGACGTTGATTTTATAAAGTAG
- a CDS encoding adenylate kinase family protein — MVIAITGTPGTGKSSAAAILQLKGFEIIEISDLAREEGLICGYDGKRDSYEVDLSKLDVVLRGKIQKKDVFVVGHLSHLIDPDIIDMIIVLRCSPSVLGMRLRNLGWKESKVRENMEAEACDVILIESLEQSNEVYEIDTTSRTPEEVAVCILEILAGEKEKYAYGNIDWSEEVLSWF, encoded by the coding sequence GTGGTCATAGCAATTACTGGTACACCAGGAACGGGCAAGAGCTCTGCCGCAGCGATTCTTCAATTAAAAGGTTTTGAAATCATCGAGATCAGCGATCTTGCAAGAGAAGAGGGCCTCATTTGCGGATATGATGGGAAGAGGGATAGCTATGAGGTCGATCTCTCAAAACTCGATGTAGTGTTACGAGGAAAGATTCAGAAAAAGGACGTATTCGTCGTCGGTCATCTTTCCCACCTGATCGATCCAGACATCATTGATATGATCATCGTGCTCAGGTGTAGTCCCTCTGTTCTCGGTATGAGGTTGAGAAATCTCGGTTGGAAGGAATCTAAAGTGAGGGAGAATATGGAGGCTGAGGCGTGCGATGTCATCCTTATCGAATCCCTTGAACAATCAAACGAGGTGTACGAGATCGACACAACATCGAGAACACCTGAAGAGGTCGCAGTCTGTATTTTGGAGATACTGGCTGGAGAAAAAGAAAAGTATGCATACGGAAATATCGATTGGAGTGAGGAGGTACTGAGCTGGTTCTAG
- a CDS encoding RNA methyltransferase, with product MPQFRVVLVNPKNDGNIGAIARVMGNFDFQDLYLVNPCQITEEAYKRAKHAVDILRDARIVETLDDAIKECSLVVGTSGVTTPSEKNFMRIPLTPKEFAEKTKTSEGRIALLFGREDYGLSQEELMKCDILVHIPASSQYPVLNISHAAAIIFYEIFLVGARSFTLTEASEIEKEKLHEFFSDLLDAIGYPQFRKERTKIMFRRLVGRAVPSRWEFYTLMGVIGDAVKKIRLKESNGNETDDQNFGS from the coding sequence ATGCCACAATTCAGAGTAGTCCTGGTCAATCCGAAGAATGATGGGAACATAGGGGCGATTGCAAGAGTCATGGGTAATTTCGATTTCCAAGACCTTTATCTTGTGAATCCTTGCCAGATCACCGAAGAAGCGTATAAGAGAGCGAAGCACGCCGTTGATATTCTACGCGATGCGAGGATTGTCGAGACTCTCGATGATGCCATCAAAGAGTGTTCGCTCGTCGTCGGCACGAGCGGCGTCACGACGCCAAGTGAAAAAAATTTTATGAGGATTCCACTGACACCAAAAGAATTCGCTGAAAAAACGAAAACGAGCGAGGGTCGAATCGCCTTGCTTTTCGGAAGGGAAGATTACGGCCTTTCGCAGGAAGAGTTGATGAAATGCGACATCCTCGTTCATATTCCAGCAAGCTCGCAGTATCCCGTCCTCAACATTTCCCATGCGGCCGCTATCATATTTTATGAAATATTCCTCGTTGGAGCTCGATCGTTCACACTGACCGAAGCGAGCGAGATTGAAAAGGAAAAATTGCATGAGTTCTTTTCTGATCTCCTAGATGCAATTGGTTATCCTCAATTTAGAAAAGAGCGAACAAAGATCATGTTCCGTCGTTTGGTAGGCAGAGCTGTGCCATCTAGGTGGGAGTTCTACACGCTGATGGGCGTGATCGGAGACGCGGTCAAGAAGATCCGCTTGAAGGAATCGAATGGTAATGAAACGGATGATCAGAATTTTGGCTCATAA
- the ftsZ gene encoding cell division protein FtsZ, which translates to MKSMLEGALSRGAGGMSVTMQTTTFPGQDSTDAELLEVLQKLRTNITIVGVGGAGCNTIARIYEEGISGVNLYAANTDAQHLLTVRAPRKILLGRRSTRGLGAGALPQVGEEAAREAEEELRKALADAHMVFVTAGMGGGTGTGGIAVVADIAKQLGALTVAVVTLPFKGEGRLRMENAEWGLERLRNVADTVIVIPNDKLLQLVPRLSLNAAFKVADELLMRAIKGITELITKPGLVNLDFNDVKTIMKGAGVAMIGLGESSGHAEDRATEAIDEAINSPLLEVDISTATGVLINVVGGPDMTVSEAEKVAEEVQKRVSNNARIIWGATIDPTVERKIRVLLVMTGVQSKQILGRSIETSRIKEAEVDLVR; encoded by the coding sequence ATGAAATCAATGCTTGAGGGGGCCCTGAGTAGAGGGGCTGGTGGAATGAGCGTCACTATGCAGACTACGACTTTTCCTGGTCAAGATTCCACTGATGCTGAGTTACTCGAAGTATTACAAAAGCTAAGGACAAACATCACGATCGTTGGTGTTGGAGGCGCAGGTTGCAACACCATTGCGAGGATTTACGAGGAGGGTATTTCTGGTGTCAATCTTTACGCAGCGAATACAGATGCACAGCACCTACTCACGGTGCGGGCGCCGAGAAAGATATTGCTCGGACGCAGAAGTACGCGGGGGTTGGGTGCTGGTGCATTGCCTCAGGTTGGAGAGGAGGCGGCGAGAGAGGCCGAGGAGGAATTGAGAAAGGCGCTGGCGGACGCACACATGGTTTTTGTCACTGCCGGCATGGGTGGCGGAACAGGAACAGGTGGTATCGCAGTTGTTGCGGATATCGCAAAACAGTTGGGAGCGTTAACTGTAGCCGTCGTCACGCTTCCGTTCAAAGGTGAAGGACGGTTGAGAATGGAGAATGCAGAATGGGGTCTCGAACGCCTCAGGAATGTTGCTGACACTGTCATCGTAATCCCGAACGACAAACTCCTGCAGCTCGTGCCGCGATTATCTTTGAACGCTGCTTTCAAAGTCGCGGATGAATTGCTCATGCGGGCGATCAAAGGAATTACCGAGTTGATTACGAAGCCGGGTCTCGTCAACCTCGACTTCAACGATGTTAAGACGATCATGAAGGGCGCTGGTGTCGCAATGATAGGACTCGGCGAATCGTCCGGACACGCTGAGGACAGAGCAACAGAGGCGATAGATGAGGCAATCAATTCTCCTCTACTTGAGGTCGATATCAGCACTGCGACGGGCGTTCTCATCAACGTTGTTGGTGGACCGGATATGACGGTTAGTGAGGCGGAGAAGGTTGCGGAGGAGGTACAAAAGAGGGTCTCCAACAATGCAAGGATTATCTGGGGAGCAACGATCGATCCAACGGTCGAGCGCAAAATCAGAGTATTGCTGGTCATGACTGGCGTGCAGTCGAAGCAGATACTCGGCAGGAGCATAGAGACATCGCGTATCAAGGAAGCGGAAGTCGACCTTGTCAGGTAA
- a CDS encoding 50S ribosomal protein L1, translated as MAEKTVVQAVKKALERAKKRNFRETVDVSINLKDVDLSVPKNRIQEDIILPYGRGRDVKICVIGGGELALKAKGIADRIITPEELAKLADDKKEAKKIASEFDYFIAEAPLMPTIGKRLGIVLAPRGKMPKPIPPGADPRPMIENLRKTVSVRSRDKRTFHAPVGTVDMPPEQIADNIEAILKRISSKLERGMMNIGSVYVKTTMGPSERVK; from the coding sequence TTGGCAGAAAAGACCGTAGTTCAGGCTGTCAAGAAGGCGCTTGAAAGAGCAAAAAAGCGCAATTTTAGAGAGACCGTTGACGTTTCTATCAATCTTAAAGACGTTGATCTTTCCGTCCCAAAGAATAGAATTCAAGAAGATATTATTCTTCCGTACGGAAGGGGAAGGGATGTCAAGATCTGCGTCATCGGGGGAGGCGAGCTCGCGCTGAAGGCTAAGGGTATCGCCGACCGTATCATCACACCGGAAGAGCTCGCAAAACTTGCGGACGATAAGAAAGAAGCAAAGAAGATCGCTTCTGAGTTTGACTATTTCATTGCCGAAGCTCCTTTGATGCCGACGATCGGTAAGCGACTCGGTATCGTTCTTGCACCTCGCGGAAAAATGCCGAAACCCATTCCACCAGGTGCGGATCCGAGGCCAATGATCGAGAATCTACGCAAGACCGTTTCTGTGAGGAGTCGAGACAAAAGAACATTTCACGCACCCGTTGGCACCGTTGACATGCCACCAGAGCAGATCGCAGATAACATTGAAGCGATCCTCAAGCGGATCTCATCGAAATTAGAGCGAGGAATGATGAACATCGGTTCAGTGTACGTCAAAACGACGATGGGACCTTCGGAGAGGGTGAAGTAA
- a CDS encoding CDP-alcohol phosphatidyltransferase family protein: protein MVLESLRNDAEVILDPFAKAFRRVNPNTLSWTAFLFAIAAGISIYFSYWVHPLLIATSILIILNGFFDALDGKVARLSGRASKSGDFVDHVLDRYADVLMIGLIAVSPWCNPYIGILAIIGVLLTSYMGTQAQAVGAGRLYSGLLGRADRIVILFFAPLVQWGLIFLGSETIGFDKLQFTIFELVMLWFAIVGNLTAVQRAYVIWKKIK, encoded by the coding sequence CTGGTTCTAGAATCCTTGAGGAATGATGCCGAAGTCATTCTCGATCCTTTCGCAAAGGCGTTTCGCCGCGTTAATCCAAATACTTTATCTTGGACCGCGTTTTTGTTCGCTATTGCCGCAGGAATTTCCATATACTTCAGCTACTGGGTTCATCCCTTGCTCATTGCGACATCGATCCTCATTATTCTAAACGGTTTTTTCGATGCGTTGGATGGAAAAGTTGCACGTCTATCTGGAAGAGCTTCAAAGAGCGGTGATTTTGTCGATCACGTCCTCGATCGGTACGCTGATGTTTTGATGATCGGCTTGATCGCGGTGAGCCCCTGGTGCAATCCGTATATCGGGATTCTTGCTATCATCGGGGTTCTCCTGACCAGTTACATGGGTACTCAGGCGCAAGCCGTCGGCGCGGGGAGACTATACAGTGGACTGCTTGGAAGGGCCGATAGAATTGTTATATTGTTCTTCGCGCCACTTGTCCAATGGGGTCTGATCTTTTTAGGATCGGAAACGATTGGATTTGACAAACTGCAATTCACGATATTTGAACTCGTGATGCTCTGGTTTGCGATCGTTGGAAATCTTACCGCGGTGCAGAGGGCTTATGTCATCTGGAAAAAGATTAAATGA